Below is a window of Poecile atricapillus isolate bPoeAtr1 chromosome 2, bPoeAtr1.hap1, whole genome shotgun sequence DNA.
CAGAATTTGGAAAGCCATTCTTTGGCTAGGCGGGTTTGGAAGATATAAATGGACAATCTTCTGCCTCTTTGAATGGGATCAAAGAGAGTTTGTACCCATTTATGTAACTTACCTTCTCCATCTGATCCTCAGTGTTATTTCTTGCTCCCAGATAGACCATGGCCAAGGCTGCAATCATGCTCAAGGGGCAATAAAAGATGTTGTCATTGGGATGGTGAAATTTCAACTCTTTGAATACATCAAAACAAAATTCTGCATTTGCTGCACTGATGGAACCCATTGTGAAATCAGCGTTACctaaagcaaacagaaatatGATTTAGGGCCACGGTATGTAGTACTTGTTTTAAAAAGTACTGCCAATAGCCCAGAAACTTCCAGTTCATTGCCGGTTTTGTGATGCTGAACCAGTGAATGATGTGAAGCCTACAGATTCTGTGATCATTAGAAATATTGTAACTCTGATCCATTTACATACAAAGgcatgtttcttttctttcaacaaGATACTGGCAGCAAGATAGTACCTTGTACTTGCCTTTTAGGAAATAGAAAATTTCATCCACCCTTCAATATGATAAATATAACATTGAATGAATGGCCATCCAGAGGACTCTGAATGGTGTTTGAGGCAATGCAAacttaatatttaatttcttctgtggCTGCTCTTGATCTTTAAATCATATGTAGCCAACTCACTACATTCTGTGTACTTCTTAGTACAATCAGCCACAAATTTGGAGgttgcttttctgtattttatagCAATAATAGGAGTAAGTTGTTCTGTAAGACAGCTGCTTAGATGCTGACATATAAATTTAGTGTTTTCCTGTGGTCCTGTTTCAGTCATTTACTCTCTGCTGATGCTTTTTAGCACAATCATgcatatatctatatctatatctatatctatatctacacatatataaattatataaatatacacatatatataatatatgggTTTTGTCAGGGAGTAGGACTGAGAAAAGTGAAATGCCTTTATTcacaattattaaaattataaaaggaTAGTTTTGATGTTACAACAggctttaaatgaaaaataactctTTCTACTCAGTGATGTGGTGCACAAGCCACATATTTTGCACACCTAAAAGTATTTGACAGTCAAACACTATAAGATATATTGAGAAGGCAAGGCAAAATTACTGCATATGCTGTGTTTTTACATACCTGTCTTATACTTACCTTAAGGTTCTTAaacataatatttattttttttcccatcttaaAGAATACAAattagaaattacattttcttggagaaataCTTACCCCACAAACTTCAAAGAGGCATGTAATAATCCAGCTTGCCAGCTGAACCTAAACAGCTCCCTGAGCTGTTGGTGATATATATTGCATGATTTGAGACACTCCCACTGTTGCCTTCAAGGAGTCATCTTTTCAGTCACTGCCTTTTGTCACAACCTCTTGATTCATTGCACCTTGAAACATTGAGCAGACCAATGTTAAGCTGGTATTCTATCTGCAGCAAGtcaacttttatttatttattgaagtaaaacatgatttaaaaattgtttaagCTTCTGCTGtaactttctcttctcctcaGCGGTGAGGCACTGTCGGTGCTGAAAGCACTCTAACACAGTACTCCCACCAATCATGAAGGGAAAGGTGGATGCTGGGCTAACTGTTGAAGGTCTAGTAGATAGCACCAAAACCCACCACAAGATACGTGCAGTGGAACAGAGGGAAGTTCCTCAAGAATGGTGGCCATCTGACCTTGCCAAAATAATGTAATTCCAAGAAAAGCCAGCTGCAGGATGCTTATTCTATTGAGAGGGGcttgaaatggattttttatgTTAGAACAAGCTCAAAACTTTCTGTCTAGTTTTCAAGACTGAAAGGTGTTTTGGTCTgacaaaatgcagaaatataTTCCTGGAGTTCAGGGACTGGTGTGGTGTATAGCTTGCAGTTGTCAAAAGGACAGCCACATCCATTTCTCTGCCTAGGTGAGACTACAGTATTTTGCCTGAGCCCAGACTACAAGGGTCTACAGCAAAGGCatgcaggaggaggggagaaagaCTCTGAAgagaaagcacattttttttaaaccttgtTTTGATAAAAGCATTTGGAGCAGCAATGTTGAGATGACCTAGAGGCCTGAAGATGGGCATGGATTTGAGAACGGTCAGGAATTACATATTTCCTGGGCTGTAAGCCTCACAAAAGCGTATTCAGGTAttcagaaatttatttaaaCCAGCCAGTGGTATTTAAAGAATGACTAAGagtcatattttaattttcattctgtgCAGGTCATGGCAACAAGGCCCATGGTACTTTCACAGGCCATTCCCATAGATCTTCCATACCTTGTAACTATGGCAGGTGAATAAACTACACAGAATCTGCAGGAACATTCATGGTCTGTTAGGCAACCATAATgcacaatataaaatataattcaaTTGTAAAAAGCTAttactttttattaaataatagaCTTGCATAGAAATAAAGAATCAAATCTGGCATCTGCAAAGGCCATAGGGGTGGATAATAGAAATCCAAATTTGCACCTATTAAGTCACAGAGCATACAGCAGTAGGTGCACCCTCTGTGAAAAGGAAGGGGAGCTACTTTACCCTTAACAGTGTTGTTTGCCTTGCTGAAATGGAAGGATGTATGTGCAAAGCCTGATAATTGGAATGGCTTTTAGTTTCCTAATTCAGAATTAGGATATTACGGCAGCAATGAGGATGGGAAAATCTGAAGATAAGAAGGAGCTTTCCTCTCACTTTGTTCCATGCTCCCTGTTCTGTGAGATGGGCTGTTGTAGCTTTTACTTTATCCATACTTATCAAACCATTACTGAATGAGGGCACAGGTTTTGGGTGAAAAGAGCTGTCATGTATATGACTTTTCTTATTCTCCCATTTTCACATATTCATATTAGAGTTCCAGCTATCACTCAGCTCAAGCACATCTTTGAGGCTTCCATGAAGAATTTTCCTGGGCACCCACAGTCCTTTGTATGCTATGGTTCAGTTTGTTTGTGTGGACCCCTGTGGAAATTGTCCAGGAAGGACAGAACCACCCCTGTTAAAAGGCCATTGTTTGCATAATGTCCAAGATTTTCTCGAAAAGCATTATGTTACACCAAGTCTTCTGGAAAAGGGCATGCagatgtttctgttttcttcttccaggtACTATATTTGCCTTCTTTGTACACTCTACATTTCGTATGTTTACATAAGCAACATGCTCACTGCAACTGCTTCTATGCACAAGTACAGTGATTGAACGTCTGAAACTGCTCTGTTTCCATATTATGTAAACTACCCTAATGCCAAAAACTACTTTGCCAAGACAGGCAAGATGGCTTAAAACATCCAAAGTAGAGAAGGTCATGGAAGAAAGAAAGTTTGGTTCTGACAGTAATCATGGATGGGGCAGTACAACTTCTCCAGAGAGCAGTCTGCAGCTGCAAGCCCTTGGGTTAATTCTGGGGGTTTTTAATACTTCAACTGCTAGTGCAAAAGTGGTTGCAGAAtcagcctgggagcagctgcaaaTTTTGATCAGTGTGGGTAGTCACCAACAGACACCTGGTTTTTTGTAACTTCGCCTCCTTAGGGCATTGGAGCTGGGGAAAACATATGCTTCTCCTGGAATTCAAAAGGTACAAGTGGAGTACTGCAAACAAAGCTAGACAAACAAGTTAAAATCAGTTTTCCATGTTTGTCCCAGAAAAGATGTGATTCTGCTGCCTTTTGTGCCTAGACCAGTACATGGTGTTTGCCCTTCTTCCCTGACGTTGTCATAAAAAAGAAGACCAAGAAGCTCTTTCCAATCCAGACCAAAGCAGCTCTTTCCAACATTTCTCTGTTcttattttcacatttaatttcttctggtTGCTCAGGAACTATTGGGAATGTTTGAGAGTGATGTTTGCTTGTGCTTTGTATGGCCTGTCCAACTGCATCCCACAGACTGTGCATTTTACTGTGCCTGAGTGCCTTTCTCTTCTGGGATCATAAGGAACCAGGACTTCCTGTAAAACTGTAAAGATTTCTACCAGTTATATTTTGAGGGAAAGAAACATTAGTCTTCTTCAATAAggcgggggggtggggggggggtgggCAGGGTGTGCTGGGGAGTGTGACTCAAAGCTGCCCTCTTTGGCTTCTTCAGTGACAATCCTAAAATCTTCCTTTGCTGCCCTTTTTGCCTATCCATTGCAAAGCTTTTGAagatagaataaaaataatgttatacATAGGTACTAAGAAACCGTTTAAAGGAAAGCACCGTTTCAGAGAAAACTGAGGAGAGCTGCAACCATCAAAGAGAGTAGAGTTCAGTGGAAATGTGAATATGTAAAGAGTTACTCAGTAATCGGACAAATGTGTGTTGCCTTTCCATGGACCTTCATGCAGATACTATTTGacatctttttctttgctttttgccAGTCTACACTTTTGTAGGCTGTCATGTATGCTGGCGTGGTTCAACACTTGGCATCAAGCCTGTCCCTGGGGAGGAGGCAGTGGAATGCCCTTCAGGGGTATGTCTGCTCCAGGCACCGTTTGGAGTTTCCAACTTTTCTCTGCTCTGCAAGCTCTATTGCTTGGCATAGAACTTTTACAAACTACAGTTTCCCACAGGAGAAGCATTTGCTGCCAGAGTGGAGGGTTCACCTTCTATTTTTAGGTAAACATCCCTGATTTTCTGGGAGCACTGCCCTCCACAGTAGGAGCTGCTGCCACTACACTAGCAGCAGGAGGCTACTTTCCAGCTTCTGGTGTTTTTCACTACATTATTTGATGTCTTATAGAATAAAATGGCAATAAGGAAAAAAGATTGCGTAAGGAGGAGATaggggtttatttttattataatttatactgtattttattgcactttttttgttgttttttttcttttaacctaAGTAATTTTAATTGGAGACAAACCAGGTATATACAAAATTCCAATGGCAGTTGTTGAAAAACATGTGTAGCTGTTTTTTTGCATACTTCATTTATCAAAGAACTAACAGCCTGTGTTTTGTGTTCTCTTACCAGCTAATTGGTATGAAAACTGTGTCTCCACAGGTAATTTTACTATTTCAAGCTGTATTTCATACTGCAATTGCAACTATATAGGGTATCTGCAGACTATAATGGGTTTGCTTTATTTAGCAATCCAATTTGTGTTGAGTACTGTAATTTACTCTAATTTTTCCTGCATATCTCAGCATTTGGAAGAGCCCTTTGAATCATCAGTTCTACAATGGCAACAGTATGCTCACAGTGTTTACCTTCTCCCCATCAGTGAGtaaaaggggaaggagaagtgAGTCATCAAAGAATGGAATATTTTTCCCATAAAAGCAAGTATTCTTCATGCATCTGTGGATTTTGGACATTACCTACTGCTAGACTGGCCAGGCTGCTCCCTTTTTGTGACCCGGTGCTATTTCTTCCCACCACCTACGCCACAACATCCAAGAGGTGGTTTAGGGAACTAGATCATAAGCAAGAAAATTGGCTTTAccagaaattttccttttgatttgcTTCCCAGAGAACTGCCCATCCCCATCTCCTCCATCTAATAGTGGTCATGTAAAGGAGGGAGCAGATTCAGAGTTTATGTACCCTAATGTTGAATTGTCCAGTGCCTAAACTCAGCATGGTGAATATTTAAAAGTGGGAGGTAGGCCTCAGtgtcatttacattttttgaaAGGATTACCATTATTTTTACTTACTATATTAGACTATTCCTCTGTTCACTTAATTCTGCAGACTACTACATTTAATATTTAGTTTGCAGTGGGTTTATCATGATAAAtagtaacaataataataaataataaacacagACCATCCATCTAAAAACCATCACtatagattttttaatttttttcagttaagtATGAATAAAATAGCTGGAACAAGAAACTCATGCTGCCTGAGGCCCAAACAGAGCTGGCTCTTAGAAGTGAGAATCTAGTAGCTGATCACTACTCAAAGTTTAATATGGGAATTATGTGTCTCATTCCCAGCCATCACAGAGAAGGCCTTGTCAGAAAATTGTTCCATTATTCTGAAACCCTGGTTTTGTTATGTGGAAGTTTATGAGAAGTTGGAGAACTTGCTCACACACATAGggcttttcacagaaaaaaaaaataaataaataagcaatgGGTCTGCCCTTCTTGAGAACAAGCAAAATTACACCAGAAAATATTCTgtcttctcttctctctgagAATAAACCCTGGAAGCTCCAGTTTGAAACACTGCCCCCAGTCAATATTTAATAGGAAGCCCTAGGGGAATATTTTTCTGCTCCCCTATAAAGAGATATTTTCCTTGAGACCTTAGGTAGGTAAGGCTAAAAGAGACCAGGTACCTGAGGTTATGCTTTTAATTCAAATCCCTATCCTCCTGTCTACTTCATTGGTGAGAATGTATCACTTATCTTCAGGGCACTAAAGTCGTGGGTTTATTGGAGCAATACTGCATTAGGAAGGGCTCAAAGTAAAattttctctgcagagccctctaGAGGACTACAGCTTTTTGGCAAATACCTCATAGTGTATTTAAGGTAGATGTCATTTTCATGAGGCCTCTTAAAAGTATGCCTAAGATTCATGGGGTTTAGGGTTTCATCTTTAATTTGGGTCTTCTCAGATAGTCTTTTTATTTACAGCAAACTAGACTTTAGGTAAAAGTCTagagaaatgtgttttgttttgtcttttatcCTTATTGCTTGCCAGCTGGGATGTAAGTGGGGAGAAAAATCTAATTTCCAATATAACCTCCACTTAAGGAGAAGAATATCTTCCAAAGAAGAGAATGGCGTTGGTTTGGTTGTGTCTGATGAAGAAGAGGAATGGACGGTCAGCTTTAAACTCATAAGTTTCTGGGCAACACAGAGGCATTGCAAGAAGTCCCATGGAACAACCAGCTTCAGTGCCCTCTTCAGTCACTTCCACAATTGTCTTCTGGATGGCCTTGGACACAACCAAGCCATCTTTCATAGAGATTCCTGACAAATCAGCTTTTCCCCACTCAAAAACATTCATTACTCCCATCTCCTGGAGAGTGCTGTTGAGAACATAACTTTCCTCCATCTTGAACTGAGGCAGGTACACCTTCACTCTCAGTGGTTGCATCGTAGCCAAACTGGTCCATTCTGCTAGTTTTTCGTAGGTGAGGGCACATTCAAGCTGTAAGGTGGTATTGGGAGTTATGATTGGCACCATAATGAATGACAGGAAAGGAAGTTCTGTTTTTCCCACCTGTCTTCTGACCACACTGGAGCAATGCTAAAGTATTGCTCTCTATGTATGTTACTagagagaaaatgaagtgtTACCTGTTCTAGGCCAGCAAAGTCCTCAGAGTCATCTTCAGGAAGAAGAATGAACATGCTCATTTCATTATTGAAGTACTGGAGCtctataatttttgttttcagttcctCTATGATGGTCATGTTAAAATTTCCTTCTTGAAACATCATCTGCACTTTCCTTCTCTCATTCTGGAACACATGAAACAtattaaatggaaaatacagaaattatcACACTGGTTTTAATTGGGTTCAACACTGAGGTTAGAGTTCAGCTCAAAAGCATTATCTAAACTGGTTATGCATTTAATGTATTTGTAGCATTGATGTGTTCTGCTCAACTGTAGTCCCAATGAAGTTATCTATTTTTGAAGCATAAAAACTACATTTCCCTTTCTAATGATGCCAAATTACTTTACTCACAACTTCCTCATTAcatctttctttcttctggTGTGTCAGATGAGGAAACAGATACATCTTATGCAACCataaattaaattcttcatGAATAATGTATACATTCCCCTGGCATAATTGGTCTTTAgtatattttttcccaaaagcacACACTGTTCTGTTCGTAAATAGTAGCAGAGAAACAATCTTCAGTTTCAATCTCAAGAGCAGACTATTTTTGAAACAGCACCCCTTAGCTGCAAAATCCCCAACAAAGTGCATCTGCTCAGTGAATTGGGTCCAACAAGGATCTCAGCAGCAAAAGAACCACCTCTGATGTGAATTGgtacaaatatttatatatttggttaggaaaactgagaaaaatacagCCTTCTACTGTTATCACCTAAGACCACTGTTTTGTCTTGGGATAACAGGGAGGAGAAAATCCCCCATCTGTTATTACAGGAGACAGACATCTGACCTCCATCCCCCTCAGCTGCTTCAGTTCCTGCCCATACTGTACCTTGTTCAGGTGGAAATACATTTCCTTAGTGTCTTCTTTCTTAAATTCTACTGCCcactttcctttaaaatatatagCATTGACCAGGACGAGTACAGTAGAGGGATCAATAAAACCAGCAGCAAATAGGTCTTTGAttttacctttaaaaataatgaattaagAAGAATTATTACTTTGTTGAGGAAATCAGCTAACTCTGACTATTAAtagttatttctttttaattcacaAGTGGCATAATGCTGTCAGACAAATGACAAATATTTATGTACAGCTTTGGAACCAATGAACTCAAGGCATTTTTGTTCCCCTTACTACATTTATTTcttattgaaaagaaaaaaatagttcagatgtttaatatataaaaacttTCCAATCTTTGGAAAAATGTAGAGAGTGATCTTCCTAAGTGGTTCAATTGCAAACCAAAAAAtctgcacatttttttctttaccttttgtCTCATTTTCAACCCAGAAGTTAATTTTGTCTCTGACTTCTTCTTCAGTGTATTTAAAATTTACTGGTTCCAGTTCTGCTTGATagaatttttttgtggaatCCAAGTACCGCTGGAAAGTACAAATTGCAGAAGTTTATTGCAATGTGGTGATTTTTATAAGATAGATTATTTCATGGCTTCAGGATAGTTCCATGTAGTAGATCAGCAAGAAAGAAATTAGTAAAAAAGGCATATTTCCCTTTGTGCTTTATGTTGGAAAACATTCCACTGAGTCCCCACTCCCTGTTAAAAGGGAGACCACGGTCACTTACCTGGAAGAACGGGTAAGTAATTTCTCCAAAGAGCCTGTTGGCAATGGTCAGACAACAGCCTGGTCCAGGTTCACTGACTTCAGCCAACAGAGcctggaactgggaatggactccttcatcttcttcacACTTCAAACAGGAAAACAGATGTTTCGTGGTAGGCTTGAGCTTTCCTATGCAAAGTTGGACCTGAGGGTGAATTGCGGCCTCTCTCTGCATGAGAAACCCTACTCCACCCAGCTGATACAGGCACTGGAATAAACACACCAGGACACCACCTCCTATTCCCCCTGTGCCACATGTACAGAACGACAAAACAGTTCCCCCTCAGGCCCACACCAGCTCCCCTCTGAACCACGCTGTATCCGACAGAGATGCCTCTGTGCACACTAAGCAAAAGGCTGCTGGCTTAGAGACTGGGAGAAGCAAGCTCCAAGGTGCCTTTGGCATGCTCTGTAGTCAAACCTTTGCAGGTGGCAATTGAAGCCCTAACCACATTTTAGATTGGCATTGGTGTTTTGATTAGAAACCCATAATGAGAAGGCTCAGCTGTTGAAATGTGTGATCTCGCAAGGCCCCTTAAATAACTAATAAAGGAACAGTAATAAGCAGGTCTGCAAATCTAGATGGAGAGGCTGATCAGCCTTGCTATGCTTTCTGATTAAGTGATTGTCTTCAAGGAAAAAGGCTGACAAACTGGCTCCTGTTGATTCAGCTCAGAGCTGCAATTGCGTCTTACCTCTTCAGAAGGGTATCCTTGTCTTGTACTGCTCAAAACTTCTCTGAAATGAAAGACCTGCAATGTAAATATTGGGTGAATGCAGCTGAGTGAAGGTACTTCAAAGCCAAAGCAGTGTTGCAAGCCTATCCCAAAACACAGACTGTCCCAAGACACAGTCCCTGCAGAAAGGCCCCTTTGTTCTTTACCCTAAATTCCTAGCAAGTGAACAAGCAGTTTTAGGAGAATGGTGAGTGCGTGAAATCTTTGAAATCTTTCTGCATGAGAAGGGGGGCTTTGGGTGTCCAGAGAAGTCAGAAAACCACATTAAAGGGAAGGAACTCTTCTGAGCTCTTAGAGTGCAAGGATACCTCCAAAACACTTTCTTTAGCTCTGATGTATCCGTTGAACAGTCCATTCAATAATAATGCTTAGCCTGAAGAAGTTTGGTATTGGGAACAGCATAGTGTATTTTTAAAGGTCTCTCTACATACATCAGTTCTTTGGATGTTTAGGAACTGTGTCAGATAATACAATCAGCCTCTTGGCTAATACCTTGCTCATCGTTCCCTTTTCAGAGCAAGGACCTACCTTCTCAATCTGCTCGAGTGTGCTGCCCCTGGCTCCAAGGACAACCATTCCAAAGGCAGCTGACAGGCTTAGTGGGGAGAAGaagatgttttcatttctttttcttttgttcagcTCTCTGAAAAAGTCAAGACAGAACCTGGCATTGGCTGCACTGAGAGAGCACATTGTGGCACTGTGATCACCTGAAACAAGggtaaaaataatttaggttTCTCATCCTTACATCTTTAGATGCCCTGGTAATATTTTTGCAATAGCTTGGCTGAATTATTCAGTACTTCATGGAAATTCCCTGTTCATTACATTTGGGATTTCACAGTGAATCTGAAAACCAGCATCCCtgaacagcagaagaaacaccTTTGCAGAAACATTATTCTGAGTTGAGCTGCTTCTCCAGCTCATGCAATAGCTATGGCTTTGCCACTTAGCCCTAACTTTGTCTTAAACAAACTTCCAGTTCAGTTTATATCCTGATCTTTTTGCCTTGAATCCCCCAGGCATAGCACTCATTAATTACACCCTTGATCATATCTTACTCTTTGTTTATCTCTAAAAACTTTGCATAATTCAGCTGTGTCTGACACACTGTGTCCTTCTAAGGCTGGTTGCTTAACAAATGTTTGACAGAAAATGGAACTACAGACAGGCTCACTTAGTAAGATTTTGAACAGAAATATATTGTGCATTAGTAGAAAATTCCAGACATATTTTTTTATCCGAAGCTTAAACACTTTTTCCTGCAGCATAAACTCTTTTTTCCAAATACATTTCTGCTACAATCACAATTATTACAAGCAGATCATCTTGAATGTTCTGCAAAACTCTTCATATCTTAGACCAGGAACAGAGTTCCTTTCTCATTAAAGACTTTTTCCAGTGTCTGCATCCAGTAAAGTGTTATAGAAGCACCTGACCATAAGATCAGTATTTTAGAAGTTCCACTATTCTAAGTCACATTTGGTTTCATTCTTACTGAATCTGAATAATTTCCTCCACACATGTAGTAAGCATATTTCCCCTATTACACATATAAACATTTGAAAGTTAGAGCATTATAGAAAGACTATACTCTCATAAGTTACCATTCTGGGTCATACAAAAGAAGTGGCAAATGGTTTTAATCTTCTTTAGAAGCATATTTGGAAAGTAGAAGTTTAGAAGTACAAGTTAAGCCCAGATTCATTACACAGCCCATACATTTTAATGTAATCCAAAACATTGCACAGCAATTTGGAAATATTGTCACTTCCTCAAAATATGTCACATGCCATATGTATGTGCAAAGGAGGGATGTATGTTATTAATGGACATATTGATCCTTAGATCCTAGTTCTGTCATTTAGAATTAAAGATCATGGAGATATTTACCTTCTCCTCGGGACTGACGGTGTCAACTTGACAGACGAACTTCTTGGTGGAGCTTCTGGAGCAATGGGATATAAAACCATTGCCACTCCCAGTGGCAGCATCAATTTCACTCGTGATGAATCACATTACTGTCTGTTGCAACCAGTTCATATAATTAGGGGACCTGTTTTGGAATACTGAATTTTTCCATATCCCTAGGAGTCCAGAAAGATGTCACAATTTTCAATGCATACTAAgacgtaaaaaaaaaaaaaatctaagtagttataaaaaaacaaagcaaactcCTAGAAACAAAGGTGATTCCAGAGGGATTTTTcacttgtaaaaaaataaattctaagaATTTTGTTTTGACTTCTGAAGTGGCACCAATGAATGCAATATACAGTTTTTGTAGCAGAAACAATTATACTGCTGTAGTCAGCCCACTGACTTAGTCCTGTGCTAAACTATATACTAAGTTTAGCCCAGAATTTCTCATTACTCCTCATTTTTGTCAGTGTCTCTGAGGACACCTGATCATTGTCTTATATTGCTTCAGCAAGGCATAGACAGCAGGGAGAAAGCAACCTACTTATAAGAAGTAATGTATTTCTGGTGTTATTTTCCTGAGAAATTATCTTTCTTCACGTTCAGGCTGAAGGTGTGTGGGTGGGCAAGTATTTGCATGAGTTTATGCAAGCACTAACACTGTTTTGTAGCGAGTACTTAGTTATCACTACTAAGATATATTTACACATCAACCCAACAGGATACCAGGATTCTCTGGTGTTAAAGAAACTCTGAAGGCAGTTTCCTATTGGTCATAAAGTACTCATGAGTTTCACTGTCTTTCAGATTGAGTTTTCCCATAGGTATTTCTtgggagaaaacagaaattaaaaacatgctTTTCATTCAAGCCCTGAGAACAAGAGAGTCAGACCTGCACAGATTTTGCCTGAAGCAATGAAAGCCATGCAGTCTGGTTTAACTTGCTTAACACTGGGGCAAGAGAATTTCCCAAAGAATCATCTGGCTTTCTTTCCTGGTTTCTGGCTGTTCTCCACCACAGTCACTTTAAAACCCACCTGCTGAGCCTGCTCCTCAGTGCTAAGGAGACTTCCCTGTCTGACCATCCCAGAGCTACTCCAGCAGTTTTATCTGCACCACTGGGGCCGGGATCAAGGCCACTTCACAGCTGCATCCCCCACACCACAGTCACACCTAAGGATTTCCTTACCATCACAGAGCCTCAGACATCTCaatccttaaaataatttaatcatgGTGCAACAACAAAATACCGGCTCAAGCCAGTTCCTCCAAGGAGGGACCCC
It encodes the following:
- the LOC131575178 gene encoding serpin B4-like, whose amino-acid sequence is MCSLSAANARFCLDFFRELNKRKRNENIFFSPLSLSAAFGMVVLGARGSTLEQIEKVFHFREVLSSTRQGTKHLFSCLKCEEDEGVHSQFQALLAEVSEPGPGCCLTIANRLFGEITYPFFQRYLDSTKKFYQAELEPVNFKYTEEEVRDKINFWVENETKGKIKDLFAAGFIDPSTVLVLVNAIYFKGKWAVEFKKEDTKEMYFHLNKNERRKVQMMFQEGNFNMTIIEELKTKIIELQYFNNEMSMFILLPEDDSEDFAGLEQLECALTYEKLAEWTSLATMQPLRVKVYLPQFKMEESYVLNSTLQEMGVMNVFEWGKADLSGISMKDGLVVSKAIQKTIVEVTEEGTEAGCSMGLLAMPLCCPETYEFKADRPFLFFIRHNQTNAILFFGRYSSP